A window of Bombina bombina isolate aBomBom1 chromosome 5, aBomBom1.pri, whole genome shotgun sequence genomic DNA:
taagtgtagtcagtccacgggtcatccattacttatgggatattaactcctccctaacaggaagtgcaagaggatcacccaagcagagctgctatatagctcctcccctctacgtcatacccagtcattctcttgcacctaactaatagataggatgtgtgagaggactgtggttattaaaattagtttttatttcttcaatcaaaagtttattttaaacagcaccggagtgtgttgttttttctcaggcagcattagaagaagaatctacctgagttgtgtatgatcttagcggacgtaactaagatccatttgctgttctcggccattctgaggagcgaggtaacttcagaacaggggacagcgggcagggttcacctgcaaggaggtatgttgcagtatattattttctaaggaatggaattgactgagaaaatactgctaataccgatgtaatgtaagtacagccttaaatgcagtagtagtaactggtatcaggctgatatgtgtgtatgcttgcactgaagagctcaggggtctccaaaactagttttgagggaggtaatcactcacagcagacctgtgagactgtgctttgactgtgataaaaacgtatatatttttattggtatccgttttttggtattaaggggttaatcatccatttgctagtgggtgcaatcctttgctaaattaataaatttaatgtgaaaatttggtttctataactaatccggttcatgttatttcaactgtgacagttttttgtgtgcttcttaaaggcacagtaacgttttttatattgcttgtaaatttatttgaaaagtattttccaagcttgctagtttaattgctagtttgtttaaacatgtctgacacagaggaatctctttgtgcaatatgttcaaaggccaatgtggagcccaatagaaatttgtgtactaattgcattgatgctactttaagtaaaagccaatctgtacatgtaaagaaaatttcaccagacaacgagggggaagttatgccgactaactctcctcacgtgtcagtacctgcatctcccgctcaggaggtgcgtgatattgtgacgccaagtacatcagggcggccattacaaatcaccttgcaagacatggctaatgttatgactgaagttttatctaaattaccagaacttaggggtaaacgcgaccactctggagtgagaacagagtgcgctgaaaatactagggccatgtctgatactgcgtcacaatttgcagaacatgaagacggagagcttcattctgtgggtgacggatctgatccaaataaactggattcagacatttcaaattttaaatttaagcttgagaacctccatgtgttgctaggggaggtattagcggctctgaatgattgtaacacggttgcaatcccagagaaaatatgtaggctggataaatattttgcggtaccgacgtgtactgacgtttttcctatacctaaaaggcttacagaaattgttaacaaggagtgggatagacccggtgtgcctttctcaccccctcctatatttagaaaaatgtttccaatagacgccaccacacgggacttatggcagacggtccctaaggtggagggagcagtttctactttagctaagcgtaccactatcccggtggaggatagctgtgctttttcagatccaatggataaaaagttagagggttaccttaagaaaatgtttgttcaacaaggttttatattgcaaccccttgcatgcattgcgcctgtcacggctgtggcggcattctggtttgagtctctggaagagaccattagctcagctacattggatgagattacagacaagcttagagtccttaagctagctaattcatttatttctgatgccgtagtacatttaactaaacttacggctaagaactccggattcgccattcaggcgcgcagagcgctgtggcttaaatcctggtcagctgatgtgacttctaaatctaaattgcttaacatacctttcaaggggcagaccttattcgggcccggtttgaaagaaattatcgctgacattactggaggtaagggacatgccctacctcaagacagagccaaaccaagggctagacagtctaattttcgtgcctttcgcaacttcaaggcaggagcagcatcaacttcctccgctccaaaacaggaaggaactgttgctcgctacagacagggctggaaacctaaccagacctggaacaagggcaagcaggccagaaaacctgctgctgcccctaagacagcatgaagtgagggcccccgatccggaaacggatctagtggggggcagactttctgtcttcgcccaggcttgggcaagagatgtccaggatccctgggcgttagagatcatatctcagggatatcttctggacttcaaagcttctcctccaaaagggagatttcacctttcaagattgtcaacaaaccagataaagaaagaggcgtttctacgctgtgtataagatcttttactaatgggagtgatccacccagttccgcggttggaacacggacaagggttttactcaaatctgtttgtggttcccaagaaagaaggaaccttcagaccaatcttggacttaaagatcctaaacaaattcctaagagttccatcgttcaaaatggaaactattcggacaatcttacccatgatccaaaagggtcagtacatgaccacagtggatttaaaggatgcgtaccttcacataccgattcacaaggatcattaccggtacctaaggtttgcctttctagacaggcattaccagtttgtagctcttcccttcgggttagctactgctccaagaatcttcacaaaggttctgggttctcttctggcggtactaagaccgcgaggaatatcggtagctccgtacctagatgacattctgatacaagcgtcaagtttccaagctgccaagtctcatacagagttagtactggcatttctaaggtcacatgggtggaaggtgaacgaagaaaagagttctctattgccactcacaagagttcccttcttggggactcttatagatttggtagaaatgaaaatttacctgacagaggacaggttaacaaaactcctaaatgcttgccgtgtccttcattccattccacacccgtcagtggctcaatgcatggaggtaatcggtttaatggtagcggcaatggacatagttccctttgcacgcctgcatctcagaccactgcagttgtgcatgctaaatcagtggaatggggattactcagatttgtcccctatgctgaatctggatcaagagacaagaaattctcttctatggtggctctctcggccacatctgtccaaggggatgcccttcagcagaccagattggacgattgtaacaagacgccagcctgctaggttggggcgctgtctggaattccctgaagtctcagggatcatggactcaggaggagagtctccttcccataaacattctggaattaagagcagttttcaatgcccttctagcttggcctcagctagcatctctgaggttcatcaggtttcagtcggaaaacatcacgactgtggcttacatcaatcatcaaggagggacaaggagttccctagcgatgatggaagtctcaaagataattctctgggcagagtctcactcttgccacctatcagcgatccacatcccaggcgtggagaactgggaggcggatttcctaagtcgccagactgttcatccgggggagtgggaacttcatccggaggtctttgcccaaatacttcggcgttggggcaaaccagatatggatctcatggcgtctcgccagaacgccaagcttccttgttacgggtccaggtccagggacccgggagcggttctgatagatgctctgacagcaccttggaacttcaagatggcttatgtgttcccacccttcccgatgcttcctcgattgattgccagaatcaaacaggagagagcatcggtgattctaatagcgcctgcgtagacatgtcatcttgtccaccttggtctctgtctctgagacaggaccttctaattcagggtcctttcaaacatcaaaatctaatttctctgaagctgactgcatggagattgaacgcttgattttatcaaagcgtggattttcggagtcagtaattgataccttaatacaggctaggaaacctgtcaccaggaaaatttaccataaaatatggcgtaaatacttacattggtgcgaatccaagagttactcatggagtaaggttaggattcctaggatattgtcttttctacaagaaggtttagaaaagggtttatctgctagttctttaaagggacagatctcagctctgtcaatccttttacacaaacgtctgtcagaagttccagacgttcaggccttttgtcaggctttggccaggattaagcctgtgtttaagactgttgctccaccgtggagcttaaacttagttcttaacgttttacagggtgttccgtttgaaccccttcattccattgatatcaagctgttatcttggaaagttctgttttcaatggctatttcctcggctcgtagagtctctgagttatcggccttacattgtgattctccttatctgatttttcattcagacaaggtagttctgcgtactaaacctgggttcttacctaaggtagtcactaacaggaatatcaatcaagagattgttgttccttcattgtgtcctaacccttcttcaaagaaggaacgacttctacacaatctagacgtagtccgtgccctgaaattttatttacaggcaactaaagattttcgccaaacttcttccctgtttgtcgtttattctggacagaggagaggtcagaaagcttctgctacctctctctctttctggcttcgtagcataatacgtttagcctatgagactgctggacagcagcctcctgaaagaattacagctcattctacgagagctgtggcttccacatgggcctttaagaatgaggcctctgttgaacagatttgcaaggctgcaacttggtcttctcttcatactttttccaaattttacaaatttgacacttttgcttcttctgaggctgtgtttgggagagaggttcttcaggcagtggttccttccgtgtaaagatcctgcctgtccctcccgtcatccgtgtacttttagctttggtattggtatcccataagtaatggatgacccgtggactgactacacttaacaggagaaaacataatttatgcttacctgataaattcctttctcctgtagtgtagtcagtccacggcccgccctgttttttatggcaggtctaaattttaaattatactccagtcaccactgcaccctatagtttctcctttctcgtttggttttcggtcgaatgactgggtatgacgtagaggggaggagctatatagcagctctgcttgggtgatcctcttgcacttcctgttagggaggcgttaatatcccataagtaatggatgacctgtggactgactacactacaggagaaaggaatttatcaggtaaattatgtttttctttccccTAGAGACCAAAAGCAAGTTCTGTAAACCACAAATGTTGCAAATCACATAGAGAGTTTGTAAATTTAGGTTTCCGGTATTCCTTTTTGGCCTCCCTAGGGCGCGtaagacaaagcacaatttttacacaaaacaagAGGTGTCTAATGTCCCTTAATAATATTTCTacattcacacttttttttttttaaatattttgcttctTTGTGAAACATACTTTATTATggcaaatacaattatttttatgaCTAAAGGACTGTATTTAGATTTGTTTACTAGCCTCATATAATCTGTCCCTCTCAGGTACTCTTGGTTTACGTAAAAACAGATAGTTGTGTGTATAAAGTGCATGCTCTAGTTtgttagagcaggtcattttattcACTAGTTCCAACTCTTTTTGTTGAACCGCTCAAATAGGTTAAACTCATAGTTAGACACCCAGGAGCTGAAAAGAGCTGCTAGTCCCCAGCATTATGTGTGTGGCTCAGCATCTATGAGTGATTCTTTAACGATGTGTTTAACCCAcgtaatagaaaaaaataacaagGTTATCAGTTTACTTTGCTGCTAGGGTATTTATTTTAGTAAATGATCTACTCTGTTTttctaattgtatttttttttttatttaaaaaaaaaacctaccaccaTATAACTTACTGAATAACTGTACTGTTTTGCTGTTCTGCTTAGGTTGGTACGTGGTTTGGCATCTCTTCTTATCAAAATTCAAGTTCCTTCGAGAACTTGTATGTGACAGTGGTTCTATACAAGGAGAAAGTGAACCGTCTGAACCACTCAAAGAAGCAGACTCTCCACCTACTCCACAGAGGTCACGGCCGAAGACTCCACGACAAAGGCGGCCACCTGCTGAAGAGGGCACCTAAGAATGTCAGCAGTTCAAAGCATCGTCCATTGGGAAACTCAAATGCAATATTTTACTTATCTGCACTGTAGAAGTCAACTTTTTCATTTTATTGAAGCACTGACTTCATAAGGTTGGGGTAGGTGAGAATACCAGGGGAATACATTAATTTACCATTCAAATGCTTTACTACAgtttagctgtgtatatatattctgctTTTCCAATGGCTGTGAAGGTATTATTTGCATGATGGTAGACATGGGAAGGAAAGACAGAGAACCATGTGTAACATGCACTTACTGTCTTCTATAAGCTGGGATTGCCACTGTTTTAGCTGTGTAACAATAGGAAGCATATCTACCTGTATTGGCCCACTGAAGTGGACTGGCATGCAAGAATTCAAGGCCATTTAGTTCTGACCCTTGGGAATGTTGTCCTTCAAAAAGGGCCCTAAGTGCATTTAGTAATTTCACAGCTTCAACATTCCATGTTGTGATGTTATAgtgttgaagtaaaaaaaaattagacttcCAGATAGAAGTAAAAACCTTTTAGTCAATCTGCTTTGCTAAAGAAACACTTGTTTAGGGATTCTGTTAACAAaaagccagtaaaaaaaaaaaaattgcagcagtgcattgctgctgcagcaaaaaaaaaatcacagcctCCAGAATGCCAATATATAAAGGGTTATATTACCAGATTCTTGGCCTTAGCTCTTATGTATTTTGTCGTGAATCTGTCATTATGAAAAAGAGAGCATTTGTGAGCTTTTCAAAACCAAGAAAAAATCGTCCTTGATTTTTATTTCATAGCAAAATCCGAATATGGATATCTTTCAACATTAAGGACATTTATTGCCTTTTTATCTTGTGCTCGTTCACCAGATGGATTTTGATTTTCCTGTCCCCATATGGAACATTGCATCTTAAAGTTAATTTCAACAAGATTATCTTTAGGTCCCTGTTTGTGCAATATAGAGGTAAACCATAATAAGTGGTGGTAGCCTGTGAATGAAAATGCTACACCACCGCTTGGTACTGGATACATCAACAAAAAACTGCCATCACTTACTAAACTCAGTCTTATATATTTTCAAACAGGACCAACCGTGACTATGGAAATGCTTTTTTTAGACCTATTTACGGTGTACTTTTTCTGAAGGATTTGTATATGTTTAATAGCcgcagctattattattattagtcatTGTTCAAAGGATGTTTCCTATTGATCTTTTTTTCTCTGTAAAACATCACTTTTCAACACAAAACACTAAGTTGTTGCTTTTATCATAATGTATCTCTGTTTAATTTGATGATTTTATTCAAAGGTGCAGATTTTATTTGACTGCAAAGCAG
This region includes:
- the SMIM13 gene encoding small integral membrane protein 13, with translation MWQSVGLTFLVFIATLVCVLLFMLCGWYVVWHLFLSKFKFLRELVCDSGSIQGESEPSEPLKEADSPPTPQRSRPKTPRQRRPPAEEGT